The window ACTCTGAAGCTAGGATTATCCTTACTAGGAATTGGGGTACTGGAAAGGATGTAGAGATTAGACTCTAGTCCTGGCTTCCATCTTGAACTTACGGGATTATGACCGCCCTGTCTATTCAGGGCGATCGCTTTTGATTAATGACTCACTTCCGGAATTCGCGGTAACCGTTTAGCTGTTGCCGTCTGCTCAAGAATCAGCTTCACAATGTTTTTATAAGGCACTTCTTCACTGTAGTATTCACAAAGTGACTGCCACAGTTCCAAATGAGGTCTTGCTTGGGAATGTTCGGATTGAATTTGCCGAAAAGCTTCAAGTAAGGTAAGGTTTTCTTCTTCCTTCAATACTGCGATCGCAAACGATACGCCTCGACTAAGACCTGCCCCACAAGCAATCAGTACATTCTTACTCCTTGCTTTTTCCAGGCGCACATACTCAATACCTTCTTTCAGTTTTTCAAAACATAGAGACTCACCATCCTCTACGGAAATATAGAGTGACGAGATGCCCGGATGCTGAACTTTTTCAGCAAGTTGCAGCATGGCACAGATATTACTGCGGTAGAGCATGTTGTAATCGAGTGTTTCTCTATATTTACCGATATACAACCAGGGTCGAATTGGGTACATATTACAAAAACTGTCGTGTTAGGTGCTTCCCTGATCAAAAGA of the Allocoleopsis franciscana PCC 7113 genome contains:
- a CDS encoding dual specificity protein phosphatase family protein, which gives rise to MYPIRPWLYIGKYRETLDYNMLYRSNICAMLQLAEKVQHPGISSLYISVEDGESLCFEKLKEGIEYVRLEKARSKNVLIACGAGLSRGVSFAIAVLKEEENLTLLEAFRQIQSEHSQARPHLELWQSLCEYYSEEVPYKNIVKLILEQTATAKRLPRIPEVSH